One segment of Anomalospiza imberbis isolate Cuckoo-Finch-1a 21T00152 chromosome 2, ASM3175350v1, whole genome shotgun sequence DNA contains the following:
- the PDCL3 gene encoding phosducin-like protein 3: MQDPNKDTEWNDILRKKGILPPKENLEEQERAKEEEQFAILQKSLVKTYEDMTLEELEENEDEFNEEDERAIEMYRQQRLAEMKAAQMKNKFGEVLEISGKDYVQEITKAGKGIWVVLHLYKQGIPLCALINQHMSGLAKKFRDVKFIKAISTTCIPNYPDKNLPTIFVYLEGDIKAQFIGPLVFGGMNLTRDELEWKISESGAIKTDLEENPRKQIQDQLMSSIRACVPARGESDSEDD, translated from the exons ATGCAG GATCCAAATAAAGACACGGAGTGGAATGACATTCTGCGCAAGAAAGGTATCCTTCCTCCAAAGGAAAACCTGGAGGAACAGGAACGGGCAAAAGAAGAGGAGCAGTTTGCCATCCTTCAGAAATCTCTGG TGAAAACTTATGAGGACATGACTCTGGAAGAGCTAGAAGAGAATGAAGATGAATTTAATGAGGAAGATGAGAGAGCTATTGAAATGTACAG GCAGCAAAGGTTAGCAGAAATGAAGGCAGCTCAAATGAAGAATAAATTTGGGGAAGTTCTGGAGATTTCAGGAAAAGATTATGTTCAAGAGATTACAAAAGCTGGAAAAGGTATATGGGTAGTCTTACACCTCTACAAACAAGg AATTCCACTTTGTGCCTTAATAAATCAACATATGAGTGGGCTTGCAAAGAAGTTCAGAGATGTGAAATTCATCAAAGCTATTTCTACCACCTGCATTCCCAACTACCCTGATAAGAACCTGCCCACAATATTTGTGTACCTGGAGGGAGACATCAAAGCTCAGTTCATTGGGCCTTTGGTGTTCGGTGGCATGAACCTGACAAGGGATG AATTAGAGTGGAAGATTTCTGAGTCTGGTGCCATCAAGACAGACCTTGAAGAGAACCCCAGGAAGCAGATCCAGGACCAGCTCATGTCCTCAATCAGGGCGTGTGTCCCAGCCAGAGGGGAGAGTGACTCAGAGGATGACTAA